The genomic region GGAAGAACTGGCCCGGGTGAAGGACGTGATCAGCCAGCTGCAGGAACAGAAAAAATCGACGCGGCTGATTTATGACGGCGCCTGCTCCATCCTGGGCGTCAAGAACGACTTCGAAGAAGGCGAGCCCGCTCCCCAGAATTAAGCCGCTCTTTTCGAACATGGGTCCATGCACTATGCCGCAATAGGGGAGTACCTAGAAAAACTTCAGGGGGAAAATTCCAAGTTATCCCTGCACACCATCGGGCAGATCGTCAAAAATCTGCCTTTCCCGGTCAAAACGGTAAAATATATCCAGGTCGCCGGCACCAACGGCAAGGGGTCGACCTCCCATTTCATCGCCGCCATCCTGCGCAGCGCCGGCTGGCGGGTCGGGCTTTTCACCTCCCCCCATCTGCAAGACGTGCGCGAGCGGATCTGTCTGAACGGCCGCATGATCTCGCGAAAAGATTTTGCCGGCGTTGTCACCATCGTCGACAACATCGTCCGCAACCTGCTCCGCCGCCGGGTGATCGCCAGCGGGCCGACTTTTTTTGAAACCCTTTTCCTGGCCGCCCTGGTTCACTTCTGCCGCTCGCGGGCCGATTGGGCGGTGCTGGAAGTCGGGCTGGGCGGCCGGCTGGACGCCACCAGCACGGTCGTCCCCGAGGTGTCGGTCATCACCAACATCGCCAAAGATCACACCCAGATCCTGGGCAAGACCCTGACCGCCATCGCCCGGGAAAAGGCGGGCGTGTGCAAGAAAAACGTGCCGCTGGTCAGCGGTTGCCCGCCCTCGTCAATCGCCGGGCGCGTCATCGCCCAAACGGCGCGAAGGAAGAAGGCGCTG from Candidatus Aminicenantes bacterium harbors:
- a CDS encoding bifunctional folylpolyglutamate synthase/dihydrofolate synthase, which produces MHYAAIGEYLEKLQGENSKLSLHTIGQIVKNLPFPVKTVKYIQVAGTNGKGSTSHFIAAILRSAGWRVGLFTSPHLQDVRERICLNGRMISRKDFAGVVTIVDNIVRNLLRRRVIASGPTFFETLFLAALVHFCRSRADWAVLEVGLGGRLDATSTVVPEVSVITNIAKDHTQILGKTLTAIAREKAGVCKKNVPLVSGCPPSSIAGRVIAQTARRKKALLHLVFADARSLRCEKKGSSYFCLYQSGGRRYDYRVDLKGRHQTVNAALALKTADVLRGQGWRIPVAAIRRGIRTMFIPGRIESLGGKPPLILDGGHNPDGIRVLTDFLREENISNITLIFGVLADKHYRKMARALAPLAANVILTAPPNPRALPPQKLLPFFKRRNCWVETDLAQALAIAKKLKRIIIICGSLYLAGALRTVACGGKKYGRQTIKGN